CATAGCGCAGAGCTCAGGATAGGTCAGAGAACGGTGATAAAGATCGCGCCCCGTGCTGGGGGGGTAATCCAGTAAAGTAATCCACCGCTGAATTTATTTTGCCAATAAGTGTGACGTTACTACATAAAAGATAAGGCTATACTTTTATCCACATATCAAAATATATGCTTATTCGGTGTAGTCGTTTATATGTCAAAATGGTtccagcatatatatatataatatattgataACAAAGACAATCTCATAGTCTATTTGATAAGAAGTTTGGGGGAATTTGTTGAATTGGAGGTTAAGCATTCTTCACATTTTATCAAGTACGACTGTctgtggttcctgtctcctccaCACGGGGCGCTGCGGGGCGCTGCGAGGTTAAACCCCACTGGAACACCGAGGAAGAGATTTGGACATGCGAAAAAACGAAAGGAACGCTTCTAGAATTGCCCAAGTAAAGTTGGCTATTATTAATCCCTGATGGAGTCCAGAGTAAGGTTGACTATCTTTAACTCCTGATGGAGTCCAGAGCGTTGTGTATCGCGGCCCCCCCGCTCGGACACCTCATCGCACTGGAGAGATGGAGCGGCTCTGCTGTGGTGGAGAACCTACAGGGTAACTCCACCAACTCACGACTAAAAAACAGAGACCAGAGTCCTTCCGATACCAAACTCTCGTCCCGTTTCCTACAGATTCTGGATTCATACTAAGATACATTTTAAGAGAGATCAGCGTCATAATACCTGATTCCTCAAACGGCTTATTGTGGTTCATTGGTTGTGGCCCCCAACATATTCTAAATGGTTCACAGTGGCTTGCCGATGTAATGGGAGTTTTAACTGTAGGAGTAGTAGTGTTGCCTGAGTAGGTGGAGGTGTGTTACCTaagcaggaggtggagatgtGTCCTGTGTTACCtgagcaggtggaggtgtgtcCCCAGAAATTGGAGGTGTGTCCTAAGCACCTCAGCAGGTGTGACAGATGGGTCCTGTGTGTTTCCTGGACAGGAGCAGGAGTGAAGGTGGTGTTTGAGAAGGAGATGGGGGCGGTGGATTTCTTGCTGCCCAACCGAAGCTGTGTCCTCTACGTCTCAGAGTGTGATATTATAGCGGGGAACGCCTACAAACGGAAACTAGTCCGCTTTAGAAATGTAAGGATTTATTTTAAAAGCAACCATAAGTAACATGAATACGTTATTCAGAGTCCAGTATGTATTAATTCAATCGCTGACTGTTTGAAAGCTATCAGTAGCCACAGTCTTTAACTAACGGTTGCTAACTATTTGAAGGCTTAGCGTAGCTCACTGTACTGGCTTACGGTAGCCCGCTGTGTGCAGGCTAACGGTAGCTCGCTGCGTGCAGGCTAACGGTAGCTCGCTGCGTGCAGGCTAACAGCAGCAGTgtccaggaggtggtggtggtggagcggagCCGCCTCAGTGAGCAGTACTTCCCGTCCCTCCAGAGGTTCGTGGTGTTGGAGCTGGGCCTGACCCTGCTACCTGTGTCCGACCAGAGGGAGGCCGCCCAGCTCCTCTCCCAGATGGTAGGCAGCCGCTGGAGCTGAGCATCAGGTGAAAGGAGCGTTTGGTGCCCTGATTTAAACGTGTTCTCCTGCAGGTCCACAGCGCGGGGCGGGACAACCCgttcaggaggaggagcgtATCCCGGCTGTACgagccccagctcctcctcctcctccagcagatCCCCGGCGTGGGAGGAGTCAaggcctcctctctcctccactccttctcCAGCCTCCAGGAGCTGTGTGGCGCCGGCCTGCCCCAGCTGGAGGCCCTGGTGGGGCACGCCGCGGCCCAGCAAATCCACACCTTCCTCCATGCAGACCTGGTCTGAGGGggactagacccccccccccacacagcacAAGGCCCTAGGGAAGACCAGGAGGGGGACCTGCAGGAGGACTAGACCCCCCCCACAGCACAGGGACCTGGTCTGAGGAGTACCAGGAGGGGGACTAGACCCCTTCCTGTGCAATGTCCGGGTctgaggaggaccaggagggagACTTGAACCCCCCACAGCACAAGGCcctggtctgaggaggaggaggaagaggaggtctgGTCCTAGAGGGGCATTACTTTGTGATTCTGGTTGATTTGACCATGAAGAGGATCCAGATGTTTCCAGAGGCCTCTCTATCAGTCACAACTATAaatgtttggttgttttgtctGTCGTTTGAGATTTTAATTAAAGATTTATATTTGGGTGtaattgcttttgttttgtccAGCGTTTCAGTTCCAGTACTGGAAATGTGCTCCTGTCCTTTACTCTGAAAACAACTAGAAAACTTCAAGGaattttaatataaaataaaatgtacaagCTAAAGTACTTATTTCTCATCATGACCTCATACCCAGAGCTGAAGGTTGTGtattactactgctactattCATTACTACCTCGTACACTGAGGATTACTAAAGCTACTACCTCGTACACTGAATACATATTAATACATGTTCAGTCAGATCAGCTGTGGAGGAGTGACTGATTCACTGGATTTCACTCTGGTGTCCAGACAGAGTATGAAGGGAGGACAGTTTAAACTGATCTAAAACTAACTGGAAGATTATTGGACCGGTagagagaggttaagttaacagtcctgcagagagagagagagagagagaggtagggaggttAATTTAACAGTCCTGTGGAGGGAGAGGTTTGGATAAAAAGAGAATAGGGttggggagtgagaggggggggtggtgagaaGGGTctgtgagagaggaggtggttgagagaggtagaggaggaggggggggggggggggtgagaggtagagaaagaagggggtgtgtgagagagaggtagagagaggagggagttgagagagggaggagggggggtgagaggtagagagagaaggggggggaagagagagcggagggggggtgagagagttagagagagaaggggggggtgagagaggtagagaggggggggtgtgagagagagtttttAACTCACCAGATTAACGGCACGAGAGCGACCTCGTTAGCATTCTACCCTGGACAGCGACAGATTGTTGCGCATGCGCAAGCCTTTCAACATGCaatcaatggtgtgtgtgtgtgtgtgtgtgtgtgtgtgtgtgtgtgtgtgtgtgtgagagggagagaggggatccGGGCTGAGCTGCTGAGATGGTCGCGGACATGGATGGAAGTAAGAGTCTGGTCTCCCGGAGGCAGAGCGCGCGGGACCAGAAGATCCCGGAGCGCGTGACACTGAAGAAGGAGATCGGAGTGCTGAGCGCGTGCACCATCATCATAGGTGAGGACCCGCAGACCCTCCCTGTGGGATGGTGCAGTCCGTCTAGAAGGGGTCCTATACAGAGGGTCCTTCAGACCAGAGGGGGTCCTATAAAGGGGGTCCTATAGACCAGAGGGGGGTCCTAGACGGGGTCCTATAGAGGGGGTCCTATAGACCAGAGGGGGGTCCTATAGACGGGGTCCTATAGACCAGAAGGGGTCCTATGGAGGGGGTCCTATATACCAGGGGGGGTCCTATGGAGGGGGTCCTATAGACCAGAGGGGGTCCTATAGACGGGGTCCTTTAGACCAGAGGGGGTCCTATAGACGGGGTCCTATAGACCAGAGGGGGTCCTATAGAGGGGGTCCTATATACCAGAGGGGGTCCTAAAGAGGGGGTCCTATAGACGGGGTCCTATAGACCAGAGGGGGTCCTATAGACCAGAGGGGGGGTCCTATAGACGGGGTCCTATAGACCAGAGGGGGGGGTCCTATAGAGGGGGTCCTATAGACCAGAGGGGGGGGTCCTATAGACCAGAGGGGGGGGTCCTATAGACCAGAGGGGGGGTCCTAtagaccagaggggggggggtcctatagAGTGGGTCCTATATACGGGGTCCTAGACCAGAGGGGGGGTCCTATAGAGGGGGTCTGAAAGAGGGGGTCCTATAGACGGGGTATATCGCAAGTTGGGTTTTAAAGGTCTCATAAGGGTTCTGTCGAGACAAACATAACTTttaaggactgtgtgtgtgtttgtgtgtgtatgtattcttgtttgtgtgtttgtgtgtgtgtgtgtgtgtgtgtgtgtgtgtggtggggtgtgtgtgtgcacttgtttgtttttgtgtgtgtgtatgtgtgtgtgtgtgtgtgtgtgtgtgtgtgtgtttgtgtgtgtgtgttcttgtttgtgtgtgtgtttgcgtgtttgtgtgtatgtgtctgtttgtgtgtgtgttcttgtctgtgtgtgtgtgtgtgtgtgtgtgtgtgtgtgtgtgtgtgtgtgtgtgtgtgtgtgtgtgtgtttgtgtgtgtgtgtgttcttgtttgtgtgtgtgtgtttgcgtgtttgtgtgtatgtgtctgtttgtgtgtgtgttcttgtctgtgtgtgtgtgtgtgtgtgtgtgtgtgtgtgtgtgtgtgtgtgtgtgtgtgtgtgtgtgtgtgtgtgtgtgtgtgtgtgcgtgcactcaACAGGGAACATCATTGGCTCAGGGATCTTCATCTCCCCTAAGGGCGTCCTGGAGCACTCCGGCTCTGTGGGCGTGGCCCTGGTGGTatgggtgctgggggggggcatCGCCGCGCTGGGCTCCCTCTGCTACGCCGAGCTGGGGGTCACCATCCCCAAGTCGGGGGGGGACTACTCCTACGTCACCCAGATCTTTGGAGGGCTGGTGGGGTGAGTGCAATGTGTCCTCTAGATCCAACATGGCCTCTAGTTCCAGGTGGTGTaatgagaggtggtggtgtaatgagaggtggtggtgtaatgagaggtggtggtgtcatgagaggtggtggtgtaatgagaggtggtggtgtaatgaaaggtggtggtgtaatgagaggtggtggtgtattgagaggtggtggtgtaatgagaggtggtggtgtcatgagaggtggtggtgtaatgagaggtggtggtgtaatgagaggtggtggtggtgtaatgagaggtggtggtgtaatgagaggtggtggtgtaatgagaggtggtggtgtaatgagaggtggtggtgtaatgagaggtggtggtgtaatgagaggtggtggtgtaatgagaggtggtggtgtaatgagaggtggtggtgtaatgagaggtagtggtggtgtaatgagaggtggtggtgtaatgaGAGGTGGTGGTTCAATGGGAGGTTAAGGTGTAatgaggggtggtggtgtaatgagaggtggtggtggtataatGAGAGAGGGTGGTGTAATGAGGGGTGGTGTAatgaggggtggtggtgtaatGAGGGGTGGTGTAATGCGGGGCAGTGGTGTaatgagaggtggtggtggtataatGAGAGGGGGTGGTGTAATGAGGGGTGGTGTAATGAGGGGTGGTGTGATGAGGGGTGGTGTAATGAGGGGTGGTGTGATGAGGGGCAGTGGTGTAatgaggggtggtggtgtaatGAGGGGTGGTGTAATGAGGGGTGGTGTTGCAGGTTCCTGGTGCTGTGGAGTGCGGTGCTCATCATGTACCCCACCACCCTGGCGGTCATCGCCCTCACCTTCTCCACCTACGTCCTCCAGCCGGTGTTCCCTGAGTGTGAGCCTCCGTACCTCGCCACGCGCTTGCTGTCC
This genomic stretch from Gadus chalcogrammus isolate NIFS_2021 chromosome 9, NIFS_Gcha_1.0, whole genome shotgun sequence harbors:
- the faap24 gene encoding Fanconi anemia core complex-associated protein 24; this translates as MESRALCIAAPPLGHLIALERWSGSAVVENLQGAGVKVVFEKEMGAVDFLLPNRSCVLYVSECDIIAGNAYKRKLVRFRNANSSSVQEVVVVERSRLSEQYFPSLQRFVVLELGLTLLPVSDQREAAQLLSQMVHSAGRDNPFRRRSVSRLYEPQLLLLLQQIPGVGGVKASSLLHSFSSLQELCGAGLPQLEALVGHAAAQQIHTFLHADLV